The DNA window AGTTTTGCAAGTATGATTCAGTCCATCTAACTGACAAAAGCTGATTTGTAAGTGATCCATACTGGCAGAGATCACTACAAAGAACTCAGATACCTAACTCTCCATTTATTGCTATAAAATACTAATTATAGCAACAGCCATTACTTGATTGCATTTAATTGTATAAATTGAGCTAGCTGATTTTCACTTGCAGACGGAACATGTGAATACATTGTTACCTACGGATACAGCTACAATTTGTTTCACGCAGCCTACACAGGGACacccaaaaaagaaatttgaaattgGTTGGGCAGTAAACTAATGTGCACAAAGGAATCAATTGCTATAATCAACATGAAGTCCTGGAACCACCTGCCCAGAGGAAGTCAAAGAGACACAACCTACACTATGAGAAATTCAGTGGGGTTTGATTGTTTGACAGAACATGCACACAATGGTAAAAGCATGTCTAGACTAGCATCATATgtcaaaaaaaccacaaataacTTTACTCACATGTTTAAttctgaaaagatttaaagatATGTGCAATCAGCAGAGCCTTGGAGGCCACAGACCTCTGTGGATGATGGGACCAGATATCTATTAAACATCTGGCAGCTTTCATTCCATGGAGTAGAACAGCCATGTAATATTAACTGCTGGCCTAGGAGTCGtactttatttctgaagaactgGATGTGGCAAGCGACATTCCATTACGAATGAACACAAACCATCGTATCAggcaaaagttttatttaaaatattaataactaCAGTAAGTGCAACCAACATGTATTATACAGCATAGGTGACCTGTTTGTgcaatttcaaaggaaaaaaattttagcACATTTGGCACTAGAATTCTCATATTTTCGTACACTATGGTATTTGCATTACTGGCACTGACATAGAGAATAGCACCAAAACTGGCGACCACTTAAAAGATGCTTTAAtccatgagctgcaggagctgctaaCAAAGACACTGATGGCATACGAACTGTTTTGTTAATACTTAGCAGTACCCCACaatatttttatctcttcaaaaagcaaagatatCTACAAAAGTATAAATTCATACAGTGACACTTGATCAGCTAGAAAACAGCAATGGTGTACTATCTTTCTCGTTTTCTTCATGCTTACCTGGGGGGGGAGGAACTTAGCATGACTCATGGAGTAATGATGTATAGCACAACTTCCAATGACAGTGCAAGTCAAATAACTCCATATTAAGTTTTTATATTGTAACCAACTAAACATGTTGATATATCAACTTACAGAagctttttgtcttgttttaaatGGGAATTCTGACACTAAAGATGAATAATTTAAAGTTTCTATGAAGCCAGCTGGCtcagaaataaagtttaaagcTAGCAattctagaaatattttgtacaaattcagatgaaaacatttctgatgtGCAGTGGGCATAAGAATTGTACAAACCAAtgaaaaattcctctttttaaaatctccagtTCCACATAACTAGTTACCATTCCTGGTAACTGCATCAAGCTATGAAATATCAGCCCTTAACCTTACCAGTTCAGCACCAGGTCTCTTATTCTGGAATCAAGAAAGAGTAATTGTGTTTAATTAAAGTTTCTCATGGGGATATTGCCACAGTCCCAGTATACGCTGGGAAAGGCTACATCAAGCACGCTGCTTCTTTCACTCCATTTTGCATTCTGCCTACAAATATGTGTTCACCACTTTCAACCACCGGTCCTCTGATCAGCGCCTAGAtaacatctcagaaaaaaaaaaaaaatcaaagaggtATTTGGTCTTAGGTATAACAAACATATGGATACTATTTAGCCATGAAACAAAACCTGATTTAAGGTCAGTTCTCTCATAATCATAATAAGAAATAGATATGTATCAGTGGAAAGAcagtatttctggttttgctatTTGTTCTTGGTCTTTAAAAGTCCTCATACTTCAAATCTTAATCATGAAGGTGTATTTTAACTGACcctttaaagcttttaaaaacaggacaCTTTTTAATTCCCCCTGCCCAGTTTTTCACAATcagatttatgtttttttcagtttagggTAAAAAAGTTTACTATTTCTCAGccatacattaatttttttttttattctgtgcttgCATAAGGAAACAAGAACTACTACAGCTGGAAAGTTCCTATtccaaagcaggaaaacaaatgtggCATCTTTTATCTGAACAGATGTGTTCCTAATGTATTTTGAAGAATAGCTTcctacttaaataaaaataaaagtaatcagCAAAACCCCCattatatttgtttattttgttgctgggataaaatatttccagtgtgaaaaaaagcatgtgatgaattttcttcttaagaatcactttttattaaattccTGTCACTTATAATTCCCCAAACCCAGTGAAAACAATAGTGTTGGCTAAGTGTCAGAAAGCATAAATCAAAAGCAATACATTAGACATAATTTGACTTAAACCTTTAGTATTTGCAATGACACGTGACTAGAAAAAGATCTATGGTGCTTCCACAGGAAGGACAGTTCATAAATTGCCCTTATAAGCTTGAatatgtttcaaaagaaaaacccaaaggaacagaaaataagcatACCATTATACTGCATGGTTTTCTAAAATTTCACTATTTAAAGTACACCACGGTGAAGCAAATttgttggggggaaaaagtcaCTAGTCAATTATGCTTTACTcagaattaaagaaaactttgagAGCCAGGATGTCTTCCCTTGCACTATAGTGGCTTTGAGAATTAGGAAAGAAACACTCAGTCTTTGTAGGGTGAAAAGAATCCCTCTACTTTGTCCTGAATATTAGACATGATGTGATAgatactgcaaagaaaaagctggCACGTGAAAACATATTCCATCAGGAAGAGACTGAGCTCAAAGGTCTGGATTCTTAACCCATGGGCATTCAAATCATGAACGAATGCCGGATAGTCTTCTTTTGTAacctgggaaaagaagaaaaaaggctagCAAAAAGTCCCTCCTGTGAAACTTACTCTGATTTATTGCAGGAAAAAACTACCTTACTAATCAAGCATGTACTGcttgaaataaagcatttacaaataatcaaaacagaaactttCCACTTCACTTGAAGCAGACAAACTTCTGTCCACCCTCAGAAAACAATGCAATGACAATTTAGGACAcgattttaaatcaaattaatctAAGAACATGCTTGTTTGATGACAAGATAGGGCATGTCTGCAGAAGTCAGCAAGTTCTGGAAACTGATTTCCACTATTTTTGCTTCCAAATTTTTCAATTGTGATGCAATATACTAAGATGCCTTCCCCTATAAGTAGATTTTTGGGTATAAGTATCTAATCTTTCAGTTACTCTTCTAGCTTATCAAGACTGCCTATGCAACTGCCATTTCTCACAAAAATATATCTCTAGCTTTAAATTTCACAATCCCCTTTAACCAGCTCACCCTGCCATAACCATATTCCAGCACATTAAGGTTCACATTGGGTTTTCCCAATGAGCCAGTTATAGTTCAGAGCTGCTCACTTGATTTTAGAAGATATCTGCAAAACTCATCCAGATGATCTAAACTATCACTCTCCTGCCCCACATATGATTTCCCACACCAGCACAATGCAGCTACCACAACAAAAAGATTCTTCTTCGTAAGTTCCTCAGCTACCCACAAAAGCTAAGAATTAAGATGCCCATAGTGATGTTCCTTTGACCAACCAAAGCCTTATCCCTTCTCTTCAAGGTTTCTTCAGACTGCCGGTGTGCTTTTGAGGAAAACCTGCTGATCACCTCCACGTAGAACACTGTGCTTCACGCTCCAGAGCAGGCTTGGAGCACACTTCATATTATCCAACTGCTAAACAGCAGGACCAAATCAGAGTTAGCTCAAAAGAACACCTCTCCATGAAAGCGGACAACAGGGACTCAGCACAAACTACCGTACCACGCTATCCGCTCATGTTCACACAGCAACTACAAACAAATCTTCCCTGAAAGCTACCTAAATTCTGCCTTCCGGTGAGAGAAAGGGGCATGGCTGGTACACTGCTTTAGTCCAGAGGTGTGTGCAAAGTGTGTCAATACAACTTCACCCGATGACAGTTTCCAATGAATTTATTAAATTTGCAACACAGTATTTTGGGCATTATCTTCTTTCTCTCATCATCCTAGACAGCCCTACATAGCCTTCACATCTAGGAGCTTCGTCCTGCTCTTAGACACTTAGTGACTCCATTGGCAAcgttttaggaaaataaaaaaaaactaacaggaaagaaaggcaaGTCATTGAATGGTTGGGTACacaatctgttttgttttcagtatgcTTTCCAACACCTTCCTTTCAGTCCAAATTTGTGTGCTGTTGAGAGAGAAGATTCTTTAAAatgggaattatttttcttaatcacTCTGATGAGCCCGTCGTGGAGCCAAGAGTTATGTTCAACTGCCTCTTCACTGGCAGCTTTATCAGGAACCTACTGGGCAGGATGGAGCAGAGaatgaaaattcattctttGATGTACTATAGGTGGCTTAGTCCTCTGATTGCCgtttgcttaaaagaaaacaaagtcctTAATCTGGGGTAAACCGTAACTATTGCTTTTGGCAGGTTTCtaaacacaagggaaaaaaaaaaaaaagaagggggggggcaACGACTAGtttatttctgttcccttccccctccccgaTGCGCAGCTCTATCTGCAGCCCATGTGGCTGGGAGGCAGCCACAGCCGGTTCCAATTCCTACTTTCCCACTTTGCACCCCTGCTCGCTGCCGGGGCTGAGCCGAGCCTGCACCGGCCGCGGgcttcctccccccgcccccccccccgccgagCCGTCCTCCCTCTCCCCCGCTCCATCCGATCCTCCGGTCCCCCAGGGCACAGTGTGGGAAGTACGAATTTCCGCTGAGTTTTCTCGGCAACTTTCGGAGCTCGTCTTTCTCCTGCTccccgctccgcccgccgcAACCCCCCTCCCCGTTCCGCCCGCCCCCTCCGCCCTTGGGAGAGCCGGCGGAGCAGCGGGCAGCCGCGCCGCTCCCCTCCGCAGCCCGCCGGCCGCACGCCCCCCGCGGCAGCACCGGCCCCGCGACCGCCGAACCGCAGCCTGCGGGCCGTGAGGAGCGGCAGAGCCCGGGCGGCGGCAGCCTGCAGCCCTCCCGGCCGCTCCGCGCTCCCGGCCGGCTCGGGCGAGCCCATGGTGCCGGGCACCGCGACCTGCAGCCGCCGCGCCTGCCTGCCCGGCGCGGAGCTCAGCCCGGCGCGGAGCAGAGGAGGGGCCGATTAGCAGCCGcggaggaggcgggggggatGCCGGAGAGACACAAAGCCGGCGGGGGAAGCAGCCCACGGCTCGTCCCGGGATGGGGGCACCGCGCCGGGTCCGCCTGATGGTGCTGCCGCGGGTACTCTGGGGCTCcgtccccctcctcctcctgctgctgcccgcGGCCGAGCCCATCTGCCCCGAGCCATGCGAttgccagcagcaccagcacctcCTCTGCACCAACCGGGGCCTGCGCTCGGTGCCCAAGGCTGCCGAGCCCCAGGATATCCTCACCTACAGCCTCGGGGGCAACTTCATCGCCAACATCTCCGCCTTTGACTTCCACCGCCTGGCAGGGCTCCAGCGCCTGGACCTGCAGTACAATAGGATCCGCTCGCTGCATCCCAAGGCCTTTGAGCGCCTGGGTCGGCTGGAGGAGCTCTACTTGGGCAACAACCTGCTGCCGGCACTGGCCCCTGGCACCCTCAGCGCCCTGGCCAAGCTGCGCATCCTCTACGTGAACGCCAACGAGATCGGCCGCCTCAGTGCTGCCTCCTTCTCCGGCCTTGGCAGCCTTGTCAAGCTGCGGTTGGATGGCAATGAGCTGGGCTCGCTGGGTGACTCCACCTTCTCAGGGCTGCCGAACTTACTCTACCTGCACCTGGAGTCCAACCGCATCCGATGGCTGAGCCGCGGTGCTTTCACTGGCCTGGCTAAGCTGCGCTTCCTCGACCTCTCAGGGAACCAGCAGAGCTCCCTTCGCCACCCGGACATCTTCGGGCCGCTGCGCTCCCTCCacaccctgctgctggccagcaacagcctgcagcagctgacAGGGGGGCTCTTCCAGCACTTGCCTGGCTTGGCGAAGCTCTCACTCAGTGGAAACCGTCTGGTTCATCTGGACCCAGATGCCTTCACGGGGCTGAGTTCGCTGAAGGAGCTCCGCCTGGAGGGAAACCTGCTGAGCCACCTGCCCGCTGCCCTTCTGGAGCCACTGAGCAGCCTGGAGGCGCTGGATCTGAGCCGCAACGCACTGACCGCCCTGCACCCTGCAACCTTTGGCCGCCTCGGCCACTTGCGGGAGCTCAGCCTGCGAGACAACGCGCTGGCCACCCTCCCTGGTGAGCTCTTTGCCTCCAGCCCCGCTCTCTACCGCCTGGAGCTGGAGGGGAACGCCTGGAGCTGCGACTGCCGCCTCCGCGGCCTCAAGCACTGGCTGGGGGCCTGGCACTCCCAGGGCCGCTTGCTCACCGTCTTCGTGCAGTGCCGCCTGCCGCCCACGCTGGCCGGGAAGTACCTCGACTACCTGCAGGACGTCCAGCTGCCGCCGCCGCAAGACGGCGGCCCCTGCCACGACGGTGCGTCTCTCTCCTCCGCGTCCCCCCCGCCGGCAGCCGAGGAGCAGCGCCGGCCGCCGCTGGCCGCCGAGGGGCTCGGCAGCAACAGCAGCGGCGCGGGGTTACTCCGTgggccgccggggccgccgccgtCCGCCTCCACCGCCCGCCTCCTGGGGGCGCCCGaaggcgcggcggcggcggcaccgaGGGCCGCGGCTGACGCAGTGAGCCCCAcgccgccgctgccggcccGCCCGGCGGCCTCCGGGCCGGCGCCGCCCAGCGCGGCGTGGCCCCGGCGGGCCGGCAAGCCCCGCTCGGCGCCGGCCGCCGGGGTCCCGCCGCTGGTGTCCGACCCGTGCGACTTCAATAAGCTGTTCCTCTGCAACCTGTCGGTAGAGGCGGTGGGCTCCAGCTCGGTGACGGTGCGCTGGGCCGTGCGGCCACACCGCAGTCCTCGTCTGCTGGGGCCGGCGCGGTTCCGCCTCCTCTTCGACCGCTTCGGTGCTGCCGTCAAGTTCCAGCGCTTCGTCTACCTGCCGGAGCGCGGGGAGCCAGCCGCCACCCTGCGGGAGCTCCGCCCGGACACCCCTTACCTTGTCTGCGTCGAGGGTGTCCTTGGTGGCCGCGTGTGCCCGGTGGCACCACGGGATCACTGCGCCGGGCTGGTCACCCTGCCCGAGGGCggcgcggcggcagcgggcggGCCCCGCAGCCCTGACCAGCAGCTCCTcaccctggtgctgctggcggTGAACGCGCTGCTGCTCTTTGCGGCGCTAGCAGCCTGGGCCTCCCGCCTGCTGCGGAAGAAGGTGCTAGGGCGGCGGCGGAGGAAGGCGGCCCCTGTCCATGTCCGGCAGCTCTACTCCACCCGCCGGCCCCTCCGCTCCATGGGCACCGGTGTCTCCGCTGACTTCTCAGGCTTCCAGTCCCACCGGCCACCCCGTGGCGCCGCTTGCGCCCTCAGCGAGGCCGACCTCATCGAATTTCCCTGCGAGCGCTTCATGGACAGCGGTGGCAGCGCCCGCCATGGCGATGACCACCTGCTGCAGCGGTTCGCCGACTGAGCCCACCTAACtacagctcctggcaggccccGCACAGAAGGCCAGCGGCGCAGTGCGGCAAGGCCCGCTGGGAGCTGTAGTCAGCGCAGCGAGGGGAGGTAGCCCCTGGTCTGGGATGGGCTTGTGCGGGCCCCAACGGGTCATGGCCTCCGAGGGGCAGAACTGTGGCGCAGTGGCTGCCTTCAGCCGCCCCTATTGCAGGCCGGGGCTGATGCCAGCTGTGAGCCGGGCTTACTGCCTCACCTCTGCTGGGAGGTCAccattttctcagaaatcaTCACTAACCCAAGCCCTGACCACGGTGGTAACCGTTCCTTGCCTCGAGGAAAGCAAAACGGCGGGAGCTACTGCGAACAGCAGTGGTGCCTCCCTTACGCAAACAGAGCCGTAAATTTAAGTGTGGTATTTCACAGGTGGTTTTCCCGGACAGTCTTTGGGAACGACAGTTACAGCGAGCGGCCTGGCCCTGCACGAGGACCCTTTGAACAGACCTTTCCAAGGCATCAGCCCTTCCTCATCACAAATTTGGACTGAGGGTCGTCTTTTAATATTACTGATGAACCGTGCGCAACCAGCGAGTCGTATGTTTTGTGCTGGACAGCTTGAAGGCTGTGCTGTTTTAACCGAATGTGAGGCAATTTAATGTGCGTGATTGtgttttcatactttttt is part of the Balearica regulorum gibbericeps isolate bBalReg1 chromosome 2, bBalReg1.pri, whole genome shotgun sequence genome and encodes:
- the TRIL gene encoding TLR4 interactor with leucine rich repeats yields the protein MGAPRRVRLMVLPRVLWGSVPLLLLLLPAAEPICPEPCDCQQHQHLLCTNRGLRSVPKAAEPQDILTYSLGGNFIANISAFDFHRLAGLQRLDLQYNRIRSLHPKAFERLGRLEELYLGNNLLPALAPGTLSALAKLRILYVNANEIGRLSAASFSGLGSLVKLRLDGNELGSLGDSTFSGLPNLLYLHLESNRIRWLSRGAFTGLAKLRFLDLSGNQQSSLRHPDIFGPLRSLHTLLLASNSLQQLTGGLFQHLPGLAKLSLSGNRLVHLDPDAFTGLSSLKELRLEGNLLSHLPAALLEPLSSLEALDLSRNALTALHPATFGRLGHLRELSLRDNALATLPGELFASSPALYRLELEGNAWSCDCRLRGLKHWLGAWHSQGRLLTVFVQCRLPPTLAGKYLDYLQDVQLPPPQDGGPCHDGASLSSASPPPAAEEQRRPPLAAEGLGSNSSGAGLLRGPPGPPPSASTARLLGAPEGAAAAAPRAAADAVSPTPPLPARPAASGPAPPSAAWPRRAGKPRSAPAAGVPPLVSDPCDFNKLFLCNLSVEAVGSSSVTVRWAVRPHRSPRLLGPARFRLLFDRFGAAVKFQRFVYLPERGEPAATLRELRPDTPYLVCVEGVLGGRVCPVAPRDHCAGLVTLPEGGAAAAGGPRSPDQQLLTLVLLAVNALLLFAALAAWASRLLRKKVLGRRRRKAAPVHVRQLYSTRRPLRSMGTGVSADFSGFQSHRPPRGAACALSEADLIEFPCERFMDSGGSARHGDDHLLQRFAD